The genomic window taaagcggttttttttaattgacgtGATTGTTTTATCTTCCTTTTAAAACCTTTTAAAATGTAACTTGAATTATTTCATTGcgtgtgttttaaaaatttgtccgCTAAATgtgactgaaaaaaaaagaaaagactgGGTAAAAAAATCGAAAACTCTTTTGCGCGTCTCGTTTTTCATAATAACGAATCAATGATTCAGAACACACCGTGTGCATTTGGCAAGCGTGTGTAATTTGGAGTggctcataaaaaaaaagaagaaaggaaaaaggaatTCAACAAAACATTCGGTTCTCTCCGAAAACTCTCAAGCACTGCACGCCACACCCCTCTAAGCTTCGTAACACTAAGCTCCGTAATACCTTCTAACCCTTTTAACTCCCTAATCCTAGAGGCGAAGGGATCTTCGAGACCTCATCGTGACGAAAATcattaatgcaaatttatttaatcagcTTCTCGCCGCTCTCGCACTACGTGACATATATATAAGACATTACGTCGTGGAACACCTTGTTTACACGGACATCGTGAGGGATTTGTAActtaaatgattatttaaagtaagGTATAATAAGATGCGTGGggtataaaaatctttattacaaAGCTGCTTAAAAATGCATGCTGCGGTTTGCGGGTCGGAGCGTTTGccgacacgcgcgcgcgtaatcGTTTTGCTCATTCCCGTATAGAACTTGCTTTAATCTTGGTAAAGTTTTGGTTTAATCTTCGTTTCAACATAAATCCTCGATTTGGGGTGTATAGCTTACCGGGGGATTAATGTTTTCGAGTAGGCTGAAGGAACTTAAGACATTGTAATTGAATGTTTTAACGAAAGCATCTTACGTGGCCGGATCGAAGTTTGACCCCGTATAATATTAGTCGTCGAAATTGATGCGCGCAGTTAACGTAAATGGAATACATTCGAGATACCGATCGATTTCTGCCATAATGTAAATAAGACGCGAGGCGTTAGTTTATCTGTGTAATACGATCTAAAGATGAGTCGTGCAATTAAGGaagaattactaaattttaatgacTATTCGAataatactaatgaaatatttactaaaagtaaatatatatttatttaatacaaaaaccaTTAATTTGATTGacgtattattttttgttatagagtaaatatttagaGTAATAGGccatgaataaatattttattgatactattcgaataaatgtttattaaaatttaggaatttttccTTCAGTGTGTGCGCTCATTTTAAACGTGTAGGCgaataagaaaatgtaataatgttattaatatattattacattaggGCCAAAACTTGATAGCGTTCGCTGCTTTTAGAAATTTGTCGCCTTCCTTGAACAGGAAATGATCAGTAATTGTTGCCGGATCTGTTTGTCTAATGCTTCGAGCGTGTAATAGGTCTCTTTGAGTTGGTCTTTTAACGAGGTTAAAGCTTCCTGTACTTGAAGATACAGGATAATCGTGTTATAAAAGCTATCTTGTAGCTTCACTCTTACGGCAGCTTTAATTCTCCTTCGCCACTAAgcgataaaattaattgcagaaATTATTTCCTTTTGGAATAAATCGCGCGCGCACTTTCTACCAATGGTAGATTTAGTGCTTCGGAAGCCCTAACGCAACCCCTGACTTTGTTGAGCTTTTTTATATCAGTTCGATAGATAAAGCAGAGTCTAGCAGGAATTTTATTTCTAAGTTTTCATGGAATAATAAGATTTCTCGTGTTTCTGTCGAATGGTTTccttcgttaaaaaaattacaaaattgtaaaagataaataattataaactcgCACATCAATTTGAGGAACGGTCAAAGCTTTAAAAATTCGTTTAAATCTCTCATAAATCTGCCGCTGTCTTCCATTCTAGCTCGTGATAATGAATCTCGCTCATGGCAGAATTGAACGAATAATCCTTGATAGATCTAACGCAACGAATCCGCATCAAGACTACGTGCTTTCCTCTGGGATAAAGATTACTCAGTTTTTCTGGCTTGTCTCAATCCGGGTCGGAATATACATCGTCGATCCTAAACCTAAAAGCACCGTAATACTCCTCGATCAGGGGAGTCGAACAATCGACGGTGAAGACGTCATAGGCCTCGGGATCAGGCGCGTATACGCTCGTGATAGAATCAGGATTCACTGGGGCATTAAAATCACGTTTATCAGGGTTAAGCCTCAAGTGACTGCGCGTATCTTTAGCTCGTCAAGCAGAGTCCTGAtcggatatttttttttttagcaaggGATCACAcctttatttaagaataaaattaagtgtGTTATGAGATGCCAAAAATTTCgtgattgatatttttaacaacacttttgatatttgatattttataaaaatatgattttctctttacttgaaaaatttgtcTTGTAACTACTTGCTATCATATAGCTAAAGTTGGAAGAAAATATAAGCAGTCTTTGAAGATATTTATTAGCTACTATCTTGTTCCGATCAATTAAAGAGTATTAATTCTTTACCATCAATTTGTTTTATAACGTGTGCTTTCGTACAcactgttaataaaatataggaTTTATAAATGCAATCGCCTGCAAGCACAGAGTAATCGAAGTATCGCGTATTAATCGTTacgttttatgcaaaaaattcaccacgttcaattaaaattgttgtaattttctgaaaatttagtttaaattgaATTACATCCCGTTTAATATTGcatactaatttaatattacaaatacagTATCAAGTGCAAattgaacatattttattttattctaccTTTTGCCTGTATAAACTTCGTGTAAGCCATTTCTTCCAATTCTCTTTCAGTTTGTCATCGCAAGCTCTGACGGAGCTTGCCTTTTTTTGGCAAGCGCACTTGTCACACCTTTTTTTTCCAATCTCAAATTCTCATttgctctctctttttttcttcacgtgattgtaatttttttttcgcacaCCCTTGTCTTTTTCCATTCTATCTGTCTATCTTGGATAATTTTCTCGTCTCTGCGCCCTGATTTCTTCGCCCATGCTCGAGATGCATCTCACAACGTTggattttaattacatattttttcaccTACTTCTCCTCTTCATATTTTCCTTTCCTCCTTGACATCCGTCGCAGTCAGGAAAACTCTATAGCAAAAGAACGCGAAATTTTGACTGAAAATAGCGGTACCTTATGCcagcaaaaatttttcatttattctgaacaagacaaaaataaaatgtgtaattaaataatgtaaaataaagtagACTACGGTATCAATttctagaatatttatttttgttaaatatctgaaatatttttctttaatataaaaatgtttaaatttaaaacggcAGTTTTTCCTTCTTACCGTATCACTAAAGTTGGAAAAAAATACAAGCTGTctttgacaaattttatttattaactactATCGTGTTCcgagcaattaaaataattgaagtatTGTAATAACAGTAATGACTTGATAGACATATTTAGTATAATTGATAATAAGTgttacagagaaaaaaatatattatttttatcgttcgATTTTTAACTTCcgttttttaaagaatatttattattttgaattattgtcACTTTTAAAGACAAAATGCGATATTACAACTTTTGTACAAACTCGAAGTATTGATATTAATGTTTCAccgttacattaatattttagatacaAGCGCGTTATTCGTCtatattctatattaaatattttatattaaattctgtaTCAACATAATCAAAATGATTGAAATAGCTGAATAATACTGCTCCATACACCgtgcttttttaaatttagttacaTACATAATAACTTAATAATGCATTTCGCGTGTGTTATATTTTCACGCAGGCAAATGCCGCAGGTTATAAATTATGTCAGGAAACTTCGGCGCGGGAAGAATATCGGTAGCGCAAAACTAAACAAACCTTTCAACGAGGGTCCTAATGACACGTAACGAACGCGACTGACACGAACTATGCTCGAACTTCAAAACGCGATGAAGTAGCTTTTGCATAAATACCGAAGAGGTGGGGAGAAATGCAAGAAAGTAGAGCGATATTGCCTAAGGTGAATGAAtacgaaaattaattatactgaGGTGTGTCAATCTGTTAATCGATGCTCGATAGGTTCGAGCACTACACCGAACAATAGCacataaaatatcatatataagtctgaaattttttagttattctttTAAAGAGGAAATACTATTATTTAGTTGATGATTTATCGAACAAAgctttaaattcttattaaaaaaatgtcgcTTGTTGCTCAACATTGCCTTATGTTAAGGAACTGAATTCAGTTTAccgtatttaacatttttatttctacatataCAAGGCATCTATAAAGTCTGTGCCCACTccctatatttcaaaaatggtttaaaattattaaaaaaccacGAGATACGTATTCAATTATTTCGAGGGGCCACTCTTTTAAAGAGATTAGAGAGGTAAAATCTCCTCTCGAAATGATTGAACACATATTTCGcggtttttcacaattttgaaTTGTTCCGAAATATAGAGGGTGAGAATAGACCTTATGGGCtctctgtatacatatataaaattaattttatactgtacacatatataaaattatttcgagAGGCCACTCTTTTAAGGGAATTAGAAAGGTAGAATCGCCTCTCAAAATGATTGAACACATATATTTCGCggttttttcacaattttgaaTTGTTCCGAAATATAGAGGGTGAGAATAGCTGTTATGGGCACTCTGTATACATAtccgtataaaattaatttcggaTCTCTTTTAAAATTGTGATTCGTCTGTGGCTACTATGAATAACGATATCTGGGCGTGATTATATATTGATAAAGATAACATCGGTTGTTCTTACGAAGAAACGTCGAATTGGATGATTGTTTGATCAACATCACAGCAATTCACCTATTTACCATCATTTGTTTGTCAATCGATCACGATGCGTTCCGCCGTCTCCTGTCAAACATTCGTTCGAACGGTAGACTCGCCGCCGTTCCCCCTCGATTTTCTCTCCCCCGAGCAACGCGGTATCGTGCGATCTCGACAAATTATTCGGCAGTTATCACCCCATCATGGACGACACCAGACTGTACAAGTACTATCGAACGTCCGGATACGGTTTAAATTCGCTGGTCAGAAATGCGGATCGATCAGGTTATCCCGATTCCGTCGAAGACTAACCTTTTTCACGAACCGTGCTTCGTTTCAGATATATCGATTTCTCATCGCCGATTATAATCTCAGGCGGTTCTTCAACATAGGTGCTTATTGCGGACCGGTGACTTTCGTGACGTTCATCTTCGCAGTAATTATGACCGTCTGTTCGTTAACAGTGAGTTTAGTGcagaacaattttaattgtaggacggataatagaataataattttacttcttCAATACAGCATAcagcaattattttatttcattaggTAGAGAATTTATCGGGTAATTAATGAGAGAGTTCAGATTATATTAAccacaactaaaaaaaaaactctgttAATTAACTTTGTTCATAATAGCAAAGCTACTATGCGCAATTGTTCGTTTGGTGGAGAAAATTCAAGTATGCTTATTATTCTAGCAATTAATTTGCATACGATACCGTATGACtcgatacaataattaaaacgGCATGACAATACGAGTACACGAttctataattaattgtttGCTTTAAATCcaacgtaataatattatttcaccGTGTAATTAATCAAAGAACAATAAACGATCGAAGTCGCGGAATTGTCGATATATTCCCAGTCGTATCGCGGTCGGGTTTTGAATAGATAATGCTCAACgcgttatatatatacatcGTACGAAAGAAAACGAGTCACGTATCTTCCGAAAACCTTGCCAGCGCCGAACTCTCTTGCCGGcttaaagaaaatgtaaacaaCTTTGCGAGGCAATCGCTTGAATACTGATGTATTCGCGCACGTGCCACgttgtaacaaatataattcttatacatACACGAAAAAGTATATACGCCGTACGCCTTCAATTTTGACGAAGGGAATTTCAACTGTATCCCACGTAGCACCGACGTTTGCGTTAATCCTTATCGCGGTAACAACGTCCAGAAGCTACTACTTCTgaacttgaaataaatttgcaaacatGGAAGTTTTTATCGATTTTCAGTCAGCTATTTTTACATCGCGCCTACGAGCTTCGTTTCTTGATAAAACGCAGATTAGAAAGCACGCGATAATTTCGTtataattcgtaactagtcttAGAAAGATCAGCAAATAGTGATAATGAATCGGAaatgaataaagaaaacaacaatttacgtaacaaaataaaaatttaattcaatatattaattGCTGCTAATATTCAATTCTTTATTCTGATGTTAGAGTTTGAACATGGTGACGATGAACGATACCCTTTTTCGTGAATTGTTTGAGAAAGCGGAGAAGGTAAGTTGGGCAGTTTCGGCAATCACAACTAAATTGAAGTTTGATCGAGAGACCGGAGTGAGATACTGAATTACACTTTGAAAGCGCTAACGTTGACTGCTAATTATTTGTAGAAGTTACCGCGAATGGAGAGCGTCGTTAACGTTATACCGTCGTACAAATGTATTCACAAACATGTAAGTTTATTGTCAagtatcagatttttttttttttttttttttttaagaacacgGTTAACGTCGCACGGTCACGCTGTCTAATAATTTCGATCTCTAGCTACAACGGATGAACGTGTTCCAAGAGAAAACGAAGAAAATGGTAGGTAACAGGCAATCTGTT from Solenopsis invicta isolate M01_SB chromosome 2, UNIL_Sinv_3.0, whole genome shotgun sequence includes these protein-coding regions:
- the LOC105200761 gene encoding uncharacterized protein LOC105200761 is translated as MDDTRLYKYYRTSGYGLNSLIYRFLIADYNLRRFFNIGAYCGPVTFVTFIFAVIMTVCSLTSLNMVTMNDTLFRELFEKAEKKLPRMESVVNVIPSYKCIHKHLQRMNVFQEKTKKMLCKEQLELEIMNSKMSCIEKLLKPEEQSEWRRSRSPKAYHRPINVEISK